A stretch of Candidatus Bathyarchaeum sp. DNA encodes these proteins:
- a CDS encoding CoB--CoM heterodisulfide reductase iron-sulfur subunit B family protein produces YLKEVGLKLEGGKIRVRHFMQVLSEDLGYEKIKQVVTNPLTDLKVAEHIGCHVLRPKKYIGFDDPENPVILKQLIETTGAKSLDYMYKTDCCGAPIVGVNDKLSLQIAGDKLKNIKKVNAQALITVCPFCQMMFDTQQKRIEQILEEKFGIPVLHYPQLLGLAMGIDPKELALDDLRVKATNLLNQK; encoded by the coding sequence TACCTCAAAGAAGTGGGACTCAAACTGGAAGGCGGAAAAATCAGAGTCAGACACTTTATGCAAGTATTATCTGAAGACCTTGGTTACGAAAAAATCAAACAAGTTGTAACCAACCCCTTAACTGATCTAAAAGTAGCTGAACACATCGGCTGCCACGTGCTGCGCCCAAAAAAATACATAGGCTTTGACGACCCCGAAAACCCCGTAATCCTCAAACAACTAATAGAAACAACAGGCGCAAAATCCTTAGATTACATGTACAAAACCGACTGTTGCGGAGCCCCCATCGTAGGCGTAAACGACAAACTATCCCTGCAAATCGCAGGCGACAAACTAAAAAACATCAAAAAAGTCAACGCCCAAGCCCTCATCACCGTGTGCCCCTTCTGCCAAATGATGTTTGACACCCAACAAAAACGAATCGAACAAATTCTCGAAGAAAAATTTGGAATCCCAGTTCTACATTATCCCCAACTTTTGGGACTGGCAATGGGAATTGACCCCAAAGAGTTAGCCCTAGACGACCTACGAGTAAAAGCAACCAACCTACTCAATCAAAAATAA